A genomic stretch from Haloarchaeobius amylolyticus includes:
- a CDS encoding DUF7573 domain-containing protein yields the protein MPRDRSLDEFASGEAEAAAEAEPATEPTTDEGDAGGSDSGGSDTGAAEAGADTTASSSGTDTDPAVTTFQWSPDGRECAECGATVDRRWRDGSLLVCAECKTW from the coding sequence ATGCCACGAGACAGGTCGCTCGACGAGTTCGCGTCCGGGGAGGCGGAGGCTGCGGCGGAAGCGGAACCAGCGACGGAACCGACGACGGACGAGGGTGACGCCGGTGGGAGTGACAGCGGCGGGAGTGACACCGGCGCGGCCGAGGCAGGTGCAGACACGACGGCGTCGTCGTCGGGCACGGACACCGACCCGGCAGTCACGACGTTCCAGTGGTCGCCCGACGGTCGCGAGTGTGCCGAGTGCGGCGCGACGGTCGACCGTCGCTGGCGGGACGGGAGCCTGCTCGTCTGTGCCGAGTGCAAGACGTGGTGA